One Kitasatospora sp. MAP12-44 DNA segment encodes these proteins:
- a CDS encoding DUF317 domain-containing protein, which translates to MASVAEGGLRRWKVAVAQDPFAGHVTWSGHFTALTPSEFMTSLATTLAQLWTADALKYDYDHDMDDVYEPLTTAGWRRTSERFADLAVMSSPVGDARINWKHSLTLGQGTYLGNDETWTFAAGVPGGDRWYGHLSRVTPVPILAALTTAMATSEPVERRSSSLTHAARQAARITVIPAPGHHLTAGSDPDRPAGARTERAHAARGRSTSLPVSAATPSQCRLERTMPSPHSPSPPCPAP; encoded by the coding sequence TTGGCCAGCGTCGCCGAGGGCGGCCTGCGGCGCTGGAAGGTCGCGGTGGCCCAGGACCCGTTCGCCGGCCACGTGACGTGGTCGGGCCACTTCACCGCGCTGACGCCTAGCGAGTTCATGACCTCGCTGGCGACAACACTCGCTCAGTTGTGGACCGCCGACGCCCTGAAGTACGACTACGACCACGACATGGACGACGTGTACGAGCCCCTGACCACCGCCGGGTGGCGGCGGACCTCCGAACGGTTCGCCGATCTGGCCGTGATGAGTTCGCCCGTAGGCGACGCCAGGATCAACTGGAAGCACTCCCTCACCCTCGGCCAAGGAACCTACCTCGGCAACGACGAGACGTGGACCTTCGCGGCCGGGGTACCGGGCGGTGACCGCTGGTACGGGCACCTGTCGCGGGTCACACCGGTGCCGATCCTCGCCGCCCTCACCACGGCCATGGCCACCTCGGAGCCGGTCGAGCGACGCTCCTCCTCACTCACCCACGCCGCCCGCCAAGCGGCCAGGATCACCGTCATCCCCGCCCCCGGCCATCACCTGACAGCCGGTTCCGACCCGGACCGCCCCGCCGGGGCCCGCACGGAACGCGCTCATGCCGCGCGCGGCCGAAGCACCAGCCTCCCCGTTTCGGCCGCCACCCCGTCACAGTGCCGCCTAGAGAGGACGATGCCATCCCCGCATTCACCTTCACCGCCCTGCCCAGCGCCGTGA
- a CDS encoding DUF317 domain-containing protein, which produces MPYTDDDLRAAAAEHCAAALEHVDLPEHVVEHLEDQVIPSSKGYNPRTWGSLPEAQRDLAYELATDLVLDAAWRAEQLVGHIPAPDAPRVASPTTTPILTPLAELPFTSDDILTAAVRVAAKQIAWASDDASDIWATMDGQFIQSTLGNPVTARKWSTLPQDQREPVEVRVYELLYEARDLVGTLFAPEPRPAPIANVAPPFLAGPGHNPMLPGQPLQLAAWIRAEREGATRYTSPCGRVRAEARTTDTSTGTDTTWTTSCHALLTGREIWHAQFDPQTPPEIVAALHTAIATQLATAPRALFDPSTPPDAGLAPLRTAGWFAETVPGYIAWTEPSAEIATIGRCTDPGSLAAGKSDDWVLSGGVLGPGPKEGWYAQLSARIPAELLAAVTGAVADRTPVERLGRDLTDEHLIYLDVQPLNTVGKTQAPAPTRAGAAALRTAVTQPSAAQPLHHADSGRPEPARRGR; this is translated from the coding sequence GTGCCGTACACCGACGATGACCTTCGCGCAGCGGCAGCCGAGCACTGCGCGGCTGCTCTGGAGCACGTCGACCTGCCCGAGCATGTCGTCGAACATCTCGAAGACCAGGTCATCCCCAGCTCGAAGGGGTACAACCCCCGGACCTGGGGTTCCCTGCCCGAAGCACAGCGAGACCTCGCCTACGAGCTGGCCACCGACCTGGTCCTGGACGCCGCCTGGCGCGCCGAACAACTCGTCGGGCACATACCGGCCCCCGACGCGCCGCGCGTCGCCAGCCCCACCACGACGCCCATCCTGACGCCACTGGCCGAACTGCCCTTCACCAGCGACGACATCCTCACCGCGGCCGTCCGCGTGGCTGCCAAGCAGATCGCGTGGGCCAGCGACGACGCCTCCGACATCTGGGCCACCATGGACGGCCAGTTCATCCAGAGCACCCTCGGCAACCCGGTCACCGCCCGCAAGTGGAGCACCCTGCCGCAGGATCAGCGGGAGCCAGTCGAGGTCCGCGTCTACGAGCTGCTCTACGAAGCCCGCGACCTCGTCGGCACCCTGTTCGCCCCGGAGCCGCGACCCGCCCCCATCGCGAACGTCGCGCCGCCGTTCCTCGCCGGTCCCGGCCACAATCCGATGCTGCCCGGCCAGCCGTTGCAGCTCGCCGCCTGGATCCGAGCCGAACGAGAGGGCGCTACCCGCTACACCAGCCCGTGCGGACGCGTGCGCGCCGAAGCCCGAACGACCGACACCAGCACTGGCACTGATACGACCTGGACAACCAGCTGCCACGCCCTGCTCACCGGCAGGGAAATCTGGCACGCCCAGTTCGACCCCCAGACCCCGCCGGAGATCGTCGCCGCTCTCCACACCGCCATCGCCACCCAGTTGGCGACTGCCCCGCGAGCGCTGTTCGACCCGTCCACACCTCCGGACGCCGGCCTGGCGCCGCTACGCACGGCCGGATGGTTCGCCGAAACCGTCCCGGGCTACATCGCCTGGACCGAACCGAGCGCCGAGATCGCAACGATCGGCCGGTGCACCGACCCGGGCAGCCTCGCCGCCGGAAAGAGTGACGACTGGGTCCTCAGCGGTGGAGTCCTCGGTCCTGGCCCCAAGGAAGGCTGGTACGCCCAGCTCTCCGCCCGCATACCCGCCGAATTGCTTGCCGCAGTCACCGGAGCGGTAGCCGACCGCACCCCTGTGGAACGGCTCGGCCGGGACCTCACCGACGAGCACCTCATCTATCTCGACGTCCAGCCACTGAACACGGTCGGCAAGACGCAGGCTCCGGCGCCCACCCGCGCTGGCGCCGCCGCCCTGCGCACGGCAGTCACGCAGCCCTCTGCGGCGCAGCCGCTCCACCACGCCGACAGCGGGCGGCCGGAACCAGCCAGACGTGGTCGCTGA